A portion of the Natronococcus sp. AD-5 genome contains these proteins:
- a CDS encoding GNAT family N-acetyltransferase, which produces MTWYIRKATPDAAPVVREIARESWHAAYDEFLGAERVANTVAEWYAIEELEAADREDATFLLAGRGRDGDGDGSDDAIAGFAHVGAADDDPGVAHLFRLYVRPTAWGDGAGTALLERVESDLRNACDRLRLVVLADNEVGVSFYESSGFERVETRDAELGDGLEEYAYEKSL; this is translated from the coding sequence GTGACTTGGTACATTCGCAAGGCGACGCCAGACGCGGCACCGGTCGTCCGCGAGATCGCCCGCGAGAGCTGGCACGCCGCCTACGACGAGTTTCTCGGCGCCGAGCGCGTTGCGAACACGGTTGCGGAGTGGTACGCGATCGAGGAACTCGAGGCGGCCGACCGCGAGGACGCGACCTTCCTGCTGGCCGGGCGGGGACGTGACGGCGACGGAGACGGGAGCGACGACGCGATCGCCGGGTTCGCACACGTCGGTGCGGCCGACGACGACCCCGGCGTGGCTCACCTGTTCCGGCTGTACGTCCGTCCGACGGCGTGGGGCGACGGTGCCGGAACGGCGCTGCTCGAGCGCGTCGAATCCGACCTTCGAAACGCGTGTGACCGACTCCGACTGGTCGTCCTCGCGGACAACGAAGTCGGCGTCTCCTTCTACGAGTCGTCGGGGTTCGAGCGGGTCGAGACTCGCGACGCTGAACTCGGAGATGGGCTCGAAGAGTACGCCTACGAAAAATCGCTTTAG
- a CDS encoding DUF1028 domain-containing protein, which translates to MTFSICVHETYETPAGETHDRFGVAVTTRLPGVGTLCPFASENGAVATQSLVNVDLGRRGIEYVDDGLAVDDALEALLNADDGAPQRQLHGVDADATFAFSGDECRGWYGHLEGDHYTVAGNLLTGEAVLEETASTYETDAVHETTDDTAGSPRNRNGADPLAKRLIEALAAGHLEGGDKREELPIQSAAVVVETTEPNDVTPPYNDLRVDATATPIADLQETYDLAVQGYEDTLARYEDDEEDSMDEAAE; encoded by the coding sequence ATGACGTTCAGCATCTGCGTTCACGAAACGTACGAGACGCCCGCGGGCGAGACCCACGACCGGTTCGGCGTCGCCGTCACGACGCGACTGCCGGGCGTCGGCACCCTCTGCCCGTTCGCCAGCGAGAACGGCGCCGTCGCGACCCAGAGCCTGGTCAACGTCGACCTCGGCCGGCGCGGGATCGAGTACGTCGACGACGGACTGGCGGTCGACGACGCCCTCGAGGCGCTGCTTAACGCCGACGACGGCGCGCCCCAGCGCCAACTGCACGGCGTCGACGCCGACGCGACGTTCGCCTTCTCCGGCGACGAGTGCCGGGGGTGGTACGGCCACCTCGAGGGCGACCATTACACGGTCGCCGGCAATCTGTTGACGGGTGAAGCGGTACTCGAGGAAACCGCGTCGACCTACGAGACGGACGCCGTCCACGAGACGACCGACGACACGGCCGGGAGTCCGCGGAACCGAAACGGGGCCGACCCGCTCGCGAAGCGGCTGATCGAGGCGCTGGCCGCGGGTCACCTCGAGGGCGGCGACAAGCGCGAGGAGTTGCCGATCCAGAGCGCGGCCGTCGTCGTCGAAACCACCGAACCGAACGACGTGACGCCGCCGTACAACGACCTGCGCGTCGACGCGACGGCGACGCCGATCGCGGACTTGCAGGAGACCTACGACCTCGCGGTGCAGGGCTACGAGGACACGCTGGCCCGGTACGAGGACGACGAGGAGGACTCGATGGACGAAGCCGCAGAGTGA
- a CDS encoding putative sodium/potassium/calcium exchanger, which produces MNRATAVALAFIVTTATLSVAAVGAGASAASPSQQTVGAQSDSDAYAGAYVAFEASGNALTDYRVDDDPVFENVSVAAQSDHQTEAGVGADVSLAAVTNLSGAGLEFDARSETRAEVSTEGSASINAHDTERGILTVDAGDEAQYVELELAGESEAEADGDRVVVESDERTGAFVVVGDGDVTVNEQGDVTADLESESTLVFRSYADGERDDDAEAQEELIADGTATAEVYVDERDGDRVADVATYGQGVAVETQSQSEDRLEMTVERARSEGTVVITSVSESALEAAESADDLEVTVDGEAAAEASSYSELEGGIGEEPRYMVSQSGEASAAADVLVAVDHFSEREVAIQDSGSDETGDDTADSVPGFGAIAALVAALVAAASRVR; this is translated from the coding sequence ATGAATCGCGCAACTGCCGTTGCACTCGCGTTCATCGTCACGACGGCGACCCTCTCGGTCGCCGCCGTCGGCGCCGGCGCGAGCGCAGCATCGCCCTCCCAACAGACCGTCGGCGCGCAGTCCGACTCCGACGCGTACGCGGGCGCCTACGTCGCGTTCGAGGCGTCCGGAAACGCGCTCACCGACTACCGCGTTGACGACGACCCGGTCTTCGAGAACGTGAGCGTCGCCGCGCAGAGCGACCACCAGACCGAAGCCGGCGTCGGTGCCGACGTCAGCCTCGCGGCCGTAACCAACCTCTCGGGTGCCGGTCTCGAGTTCGATGCACGGAGCGAGACCCGCGCCGAAGTCAGCACCGAGGGGTCCGCGTCGATCAACGCTCACGACACCGAGCGCGGGATCCTGACCGTCGACGCCGGCGACGAAGCCCAGTACGTCGAACTCGAGCTCGCCGGCGAGAGCGAAGCCGAGGCCGACGGCGATCGCGTCGTCGTCGAAAGCGACGAGCGTACGGGCGCGTTCGTCGTCGTCGGCGACGGCGACGTGACCGTTAACGAACAAGGCGACGTCACGGCCGACCTCGAGAGCGAGTCGACGCTCGTCTTCCGCTCGTACGCGGACGGCGAGCGCGACGACGACGCCGAGGCGCAGGAAGAACTGATCGCCGACGGAACGGCGACCGCGGAGGTCTACGTCGACGAGCGCGACGGCGACCGCGTCGCGGACGTCGCGACCTACGGCCAGGGCGTCGCCGTCGAGACGCAGAGCCAGAGCGAAGACCGCCTCGAGATGACCGTCGAGCGGGCCCGGAGCGAAGGGACCGTCGTCATCACGAGCGTCTCCGAGAGCGCCCTCGAGGCCGCCGAGAGCGCCGACGACCTCGAGGTGACGGTCGACGGCGAGGCCGCCGCGGAGGCCTCCTCGTACAGCGAACTCGAGGGCGGCATCGGCGAGGAGCCGCGGTACATGGTGAGCCAGTCCGGCGAGGCGTCGGCCGCCGCCGACGTGCTCGTCGCGGTGGACCACTTCTCCGAGCGCGAAGTCGCGATCCAGGATAGCGGCTCCGACGAAACCGGCGACGATACCGCAGACAGCGTCCCCGGCTTCGGTGCCATCGCGGCGCTCGTCGCGGCGCTCGTCGCCGCCGCCAGCCGCGTCCGGTAA
- the kdgK1 gene encoding bifunctional 2-dehydro-3-deoxygluconokinase/2-dehydro-3-deoxygalactonokinase yields the protein MSDIVTFGETMLRLSPPDHRRLEDTDELELRAAGAESNVAIAAQRLGSASATWTSKLPDSPLGRRVVGELSKYGIDTDIVWSDEGRQGTYYLEHGGKPRGTNVIYDRDDTAISTAEAREFDVDLIQGADVFFTTGITPALSPTLRDTTTNMLKAARQGGTTTAFDFNYRQKLWSPEEAKETLTKLFPGIDVLVIAARDARNVLGIDGDPRQVAHTLGSQFDFTTVVVTRGSKGALAWHDNTVYDHGAYETETVDPIGTGDAFTGAFIARRLDGEDVPTALEYGAATAALKRTIPGDVALVTREEVEQVVSEDDEEISR from the coding sequence GTGAGCGACATCGTCACCTTCGGGGAAACGATGCTCCGCCTCTCGCCGCCCGACCACCGGCGGCTCGAGGACACCGACGAACTCGAACTCCGCGCCGCGGGGGCCGAGAGCAACGTCGCCATCGCGGCCCAGCGCCTAGGCTCGGCCTCGGCGACCTGGACCTCGAAGCTGCCCGACTCGCCGCTCGGCCGACGCGTCGTCGGCGAACTCAGCAAGTACGGCATCGACACGGACATCGTCTGGAGCGACGAGGGACGGCAGGGGACGTACTACCTCGAGCACGGCGGCAAGCCCCGCGGCACGAACGTCATCTACGACCGGGACGACACCGCGATCTCGACCGCCGAGGCTCGGGAGTTCGACGTCGATCTGATCCAGGGTGCGGACGTCTTCTTCACGACCGGGATCACCCCCGCGCTCTCGCCGACGCTTCGCGACACGACGACGAACATGCTCAAGGCGGCCAGACAGGGGGGGACCACCACCGCGTTCGACTTCAACTACCGCCAGAAGCTCTGGTCGCCCGAGGAGGCGAAGGAGACGCTGACGAAGCTCTTCCCGGGTATCGACGTGCTCGTGATCGCCGCTCGAGACGCCCGGAACGTACTCGGGATCGACGGCGATCCGCGCCAGGTCGCGCACACCCTCGGCTCGCAGTTCGACTTCACCACCGTCGTGGTCACGCGCGGCTCGAAGGGAGCCCTCGCCTGGCACGACAACACGGTCTACGATCACGGCGCCTACGAGACCGAGACCGTCGACCCGATCGGAACCGGTGACGCGTTCACCGGCGCGTTCATCGCTCGCCGACTCGACGGCGAGGACGTGCCGACCGCGCTCGAGTACGGCGCGGCGACGGCGGCGCTCAAGCGGACGATTCCCGGCGACGTCGCGCTCGTCACCCGGGAGGAGGTCGAGCAGGTCGTCTCGGAGGACGACGAGGAAATTTCGCGGTAA
- a CDS encoding DUF7562 family protein: MWPSRNRDPSVICLACGSEVPRSTAREYDKYGDRWDREDKAFEHLCKPCYNDLCHLPREGLEALLVDLEAGESDQAAFLAGYLRAVEERYGPLEEGS, encoded by the coding sequence ATGTGGCCCTCCCGGAACCGAGATCCGTCTGTTATCTGTCTCGCCTGCGGCAGCGAGGTTCCCCGGTCGACGGCCCGCGAGTACGACAAGTACGGCGACCGCTGGGATCGCGAAGACAAGGCGTTCGAGCACCTCTGTAAACCCTGCTACAACGACCTCTGTCACCTCCCTCGAGAGGGCCTCGAGGCCCTGCTCGTCGACCTCGAGGCGGGCGAGTCCGATCAGGCGGCGTTTCTCGCCGGCTACCTGCGGGCCGTCGAGGAGCGATACGGGCCGCTCGAGGAGGGGTCCTGA
- a CDS encoding pyridoxamine 5'-phosphate oxidase family protein — MELIENTLEVDLEDVLARPLFCFLAQRSADGPRVSPLWFLWEDDAVLIIAQLHGRSYPDRVRRDPETALAILDFEPTTGRVEHVGMRGTASLEPYDEDRAERLLEKYLGERRDEWPETFVGLDADRYRLIEFTPETVVARDQSYPVPAGDEY, encoded by the coding sequence ATGGAACTGATCGAGAACACGCTCGAGGTCGACCTCGAGGACGTCCTCGCTCGGCCGCTGTTTTGCTTTCTGGCCCAACGATCGGCAGACGGTCCTCGAGTGTCACCGCTCTGGTTTCTATGGGAAGACGACGCGGTCTTGATCATCGCACAGCTTCACGGACGTTCCTACCCCGACCGAGTCCGGCGAGATCCCGAGACCGCCCTCGCGATTCTCGACTTCGAGCCGACGACGGGGCGAGTCGAACACGTCGGCATGCGCGGGACGGCGTCGCTCGAGCCGTACGACGAGGACCGGGCCGAGCGGCTGTTGGAGAAGTACCTGGGCGAACGCCGCGACGAGTGGCCCGAGACGTTCGTCGGTCTCGACGCTGACCGATATCGACTCATCGAGTTCACGCCGGAGACGGTCGTCGCGCGGGATCAGTCGTATCCCGTACCAGCCGGTGACGAATACTGA
- the ilvA gene encoding threonine ammonia-lyase, with translation MLQLPDILDARDRVRETSRHTPLEYSHTYSSMTGADVRLKLENVQRTGSFKIRGATNRIATLSADEKEAGVVTASAGNHAQGVALAATRAGVDSKIVMPEHAPISKVKATRNYGAEVVLEGTDYSQAADRAHGLEREENRTYLHAFDDPDVMAGQGTIGLEILEDEPGVDTIVVPIGGGGLISGVATAVKERNPDARVIGVQAAGASSAAPSLDKGERVSLDGVDTIADGIATRSLGEGTFPIIRERVDEVVTVSDPEVAVAIIYLLERSKTVVEGAGAVSLAALLFEKFDYEADETIVPILSGGNVDLNTLTNVIVRGLVETGRYLKIRTVLKDQPGALESLLAILTAHRANIYAIHHDRTSRDVEMNDTEVEIELEMRGSDHVEQFLEDLRDEGYDVDVLA, from the coding sequence ATGCTGCAACTGCCGGATATTCTCGACGCTCGTGACCGCGTTCGCGAAACGTCGCGACACACGCCGCTCGAGTACTCGCACACGTACTCGTCGATGACCGGTGCCGACGTCCGCCTGAAACTCGAGAACGTCCAGCGAACTGGATCGTTCAAGATCCGCGGCGCGACGAACCGGATCGCGACGCTCTCCGCGGACGAGAAGGAGGCCGGCGTCGTCACGGCGAGCGCCGGCAACCACGCCCAGGGCGTCGCCCTCGCGGCGACGCGAGCGGGCGTCGACTCGAAGATCGTCATGCCCGAACACGCCCCGATCTCGAAGGTCAAGGCGACCAGAAACTACGGCGCGGAGGTCGTTCTCGAGGGCACCGACTACAGCCAAGCCGCCGACCGCGCCCACGGGCTCGAACGCGAAGAGAACCGAACCTACCTCCACGCGTTCGACGATCCGGACGTGATGGCCGGCCAGGGGACGATCGGCCTCGAGATCCTCGAGGACGAACCCGGCGTCGACACCATCGTCGTCCCGATCGGCGGCGGCGGGCTCATCAGCGGGGTCGCGACGGCGGTCAAGGAACGCAACCCTGACGCGCGCGTGATCGGCGTCCAGGCGGCGGGGGCTTCGAGCGCCGCGCCGTCGCTCGATAAGGGCGAGCGCGTCTCGCTCGACGGCGTCGACACCATCGCCGACGGGATCGCGACCCGCAGCCTCGGCGAGGGAACGTTCCCGATCATCCGGGAGCGCGTCGACGAGGTCGTCACCGTCTCCGATCCGGAGGTCGCGGTCGCGATCATCTACCTGCTCGAGCGCTCGAAGACCGTCGTCGAGGGCGCGGGCGCCGTCTCGCTCGCCGCCCTCCTGTTCGAGAAGTTCGACTACGAGGCGGACGAGACGATCGTACCCATCCTCAGCGGCGGCAACGTCGACCTCAACACGCTCACCAACGTCATCGTCCGCGGCCTCGTCGAGACCGGCCGCTACCTCAAGATCAGGACGGTGCTGAAAGATCAGCCGGGGGCCCTCGAGTCGCTGCTCGCGATCCTCACGGCCCACCGCGCGAACATCTACGCGATCCACCACGATCGCACCTCCCGTGACGTCGAGATGAACGACACCGAGGTCGAGATCGAACTCGAGATGCGCGGTTCCGACCACGTCGAGCAGTTCCTCGAGGACCTCCGGGACGAGGGCTACGACGTCGACGTGCTCGCGTAG
- a CDS encoding GNAT family N-acetyltransferase translates to MDVFPETIETDSLVLSRLSEANVDVFELYDLFAGGRDGVADAFEYVPQEPYASVKDARDQLDEAAASCDDGDAAQYAVYTVDGTLAGYTGLFLEWDRRTGRIGFILGKSHWGNGYAEECALALTDLAFDRLDLDLVAIGHEEGNGRSKRAIERFTDSVGGQYDGILRNWTPIGFEIADHYRYTVTRDQYQRAQTEQ, encoded by the coding sequence ATGGACGTGTTTCCCGAAACGATCGAGACCGACTCCCTCGTCCTGAGTCGGTTGTCCGAGGCGAACGTCGACGTATTCGAACTGTACGATCTCTTCGCGGGGGGACGCGACGGCGTCGCGGACGCGTTCGAGTACGTTCCGCAGGAACCGTACGCGTCGGTCAAGGACGCTCGAGACCAGCTGGACGAGGCAGCGGCATCGTGCGACGACGGCGACGCCGCGCAGTACGCCGTGTACACGGTTGACGGTACCCTCGCCGGCTACACCGGGCTCTTCCTCGAGTGGGACCGTCGGACGGGACGGATCGGATTCATCCTCGGGAAGTCCCACTGGGGGAACGGCTACGCGGAGGAGTGCGCACTGGCGTTGACCGACCTCGCGTTCGACCGGCTCGACCTCGACCTGGTGGCGATCGGCCACGAGGAGGGTAACGGCCGATCGAAGCGGGCGATCGAGCGGTTCACCGACTCCGTCGGCGGGCAGTACGACGGCATCTTGCGAAATTGGACGCCGATCGGCTTCGAAATCGCCGACCACTACCGCTACACCGTTACCCGGGACCAGTATCAGCGCGCACAGACGGAACAGTAG
- a CDS encoding cell division protein SepF — protein sequence MGFMDKIVGGGQSRSVDDYVELNLDDVSRESAEAAMQVHIAEIGGQADAIDIKDAVYDGDIVIADITRLRTNDNTVEHIVDELRQVAHEVDGDIVRKGDDQIIVTPTAIRISREKL from the coding sequence ATGGGATTTATGGATAAGATCGTCGGCGGCGGGCAGTCCCGTTCCGTCGACGACTACGTCGAACTGAATCTCGACGACGTATCGAGGGAGTCGGCCGAGGCGGCGATGCAGGTACACATCGCCGAGATCGGCGGGCAGGCCGACGCCATCGACATCAAGGACGCCGTCTACGACGGCGACATCGTGATCGCGGACATCACTCGACTGCGGACCAACGACAACACCGTCGAACACATCGTCGACGAACTCCGGCAGGTCGCCCACGAAGTCGACGGCGATATCGTCCGGAAGGGCGACGATCAGATCATCGTCACCCCGACGGCGATCCGGATCAGCCGCGAGAAACTCTGA
- a CDS encoding RNA-binding protein, producing the protein MQVKSRHHLRSDAISDIEEMLSEQLGVSPAGDTYERVEFEETDWEVVLIDGEPQIAFFDDEPFLTVRGANAYDPENRLVTVDAGAISFVSDGADVMRPGITEATDDISPDDLVLIAEESHGKVLAVGRARVEGSEMVGDEGKVVDSLHHVGDELYEFAG; encoded by the coding sequence ATGCAGGTCAAGTCTCGACACCACCTTCGCAGCGACGCCATCTCCGATATCGAGGAGATGCTGTCCGAGCAGCTGGGCGTCTCGCCGGCGGGCGATACCTACGAGCGCGTCGAGTTCGAGGAGACCGACTGGGAGGTCGTCCTGATCGACGGCGAGCCGCAGATCGCGTTCTTCGACGACGAACCGTTCCTGACCGTCCGGGGGGCGAACGCCTACGACCCCGAAAACCGGCTGGTCACCGTCGACGCCGGCGCCATCTCGTTCGTCAGCGACGGCGCCGACGTGATGCGCCCCGGCATCACCGAGGCGACCGACGACATCTCCCCCGACGACCTGGTCCTGATCGCCGAGGAGTCACACGGGAAGGTGCTCGCCGTCGGCCGCGCCCGCGTCGAGGGCTCGGAGATGGTCGGCGACGAAGGGAAGGTCGTCGACTCGCTGCACCACGTCGGCGACGAACTGTACGAGTTCGCCGGCTGA
- a CDS encoding Hsp20/alpha crystallin family protein, with product MFDQFRSTWMDEFGARGYGPVRPMFEGGVDVKTLDGETLGGETTANLEDEGDAYVFVMDVPGFEKEDVDLTFRNGALSVRAHPDAEEGSDAYRSVRSRRVAKRVPIPKEVVADEITASYHNGVLEVRLPIVEDERDEDGHRIDIE from the coding sequence ATGTTCGACCAGTTCCGTTCGACCTGGATGGACGAATTCGGGGCGCGCGGGTACGGACCTGTTCGACCGATGTTCGAGGGCGGCGTCGACGTGAAGACGCTCGACGGGGAAACGCTCGGCGGGGAGACGACGGCGAACCTCGAGGACGAGGGCGACGCCTACGTCTTCGTCATGGACGTGCCCGGCTTCGAGAAGGAAGACGTCGACCTCACCTTCCGCAACGGCGCGTTATCGGTGCGCGCTCACCCCGACGCCGAGGAGGGTTCGGACGCCTACCGCTCCGTTCGCTCGCGTCGGGTCGCCAAACGGGTCCCGATCCCGAAAGAAGTGGTTGCCGACGAGATCACCGCGAGCTACCACAACGGCGTCCTCGAGGTCCGACTCCCGATCGTGGAGGACGAGCGCGACGAGGACGGCCACCGGATCGACATCGAGTAG
- a CDS encoding RNB domain-containing ribonuclease: protein MSDDAQAQAGTAEGQGPVEISEDLARHLENKREELFEKIEIRDEFPREVLEEAKELTGDVQADIDEEIDEREDLRDLTTWTTDPIDAQDFDDALSIEERDDEYVLWVHIADVTHYVNPDTAMWDEAVERSNTVYLPGYTIHMLPPILAESVCSLVPNEERFAHTVEMHLDKEHLSYENIEIYKSVIESDERLTYSQAENRLDDPDAPLHEENELVYEVANRMHEQRKEDGSLVLNPARDRAHTIIEECMLKANKAVTHELMWNRGVEAMYRVHPQPSPDEWSEALREIQDLEGVSIPGDKWEDPRKAVNATLEQAPGRQLDKIQWAVMKVMPRAKYMNDPFGGHHALNFEIYGHFTSPIRRLSDLINHWIVYQNDVPENLIELCDRASDKQKDAEQCEREYKQFLQEVGLDPAAVNNRGIEVVDEEEADNTL from the coding sequence ATGAGCGACGACGCACAGGCCCAGGCCGGAACGGCCGAAGGACAGGGGCCAGTCGAAATCTCCGAGGACCTCGCGCGCCACCTCGAGAACAAGCGCGAGGAGTTGTTCGAGAAGATCGAAATTCGCGACGAGTTTCCACGGGAGGTCCTCGAGGAAGCGAAAGAGCTGACCGGGGACGTCCAGGCGGACATCGACGAGGAGATCGACGAGCGGGAGGATCTCCGGGACCTGACGACGTGGACGACGGACCCGATCGACGCCCAGGACTTCGACGACGCGCTCTCGATCGAGGAGCGCGACGACGAGTACGTCCTCTGGGTCCACATCGCCGACGTGACCCACTACGTCAATCCGGACACCGCGATGTGGGACGAGGCCGTCGAACGGAGCAACACGGTCTACCTGCCCGGCTACACGATCCACATGCTCCCGCCGATCCTCGCGGAGTCGGTCTGCTCGCTCGTGCCGAACGAGGAGCGGTTCGCCCACACCGTCGAGATGCACCTCGACAAGGAGCACCTCTCCTACGAGAACATCGAGATCTACAAGTCCGTCATCGAGTCCGACGAGCGCCTGACTTACTCGCAGGCCGAGAACCGCCTCGACGACCCCGACGCGCCCCTCCACGAGGAGAACGAATTGGTCTACGAGGTCGCCAACCGCATGCACGAACAGCGCAAGGAGGACGGCTCGCTCGTCCTCAACCCCGCCCGCGACCGCGCCCACACCATCATCGAGGAGTGCATGCTGAAGGCCAACAAGGCCGTCACGCACGAGCTGATGTGGAACCGCGGCGTCGAGGCGATGTACCGCGTCCACCCGCAGCCCAGTCCCGACGAGTGGTCCGAGGCGCTCCGGGAGATCCAGGACCTAGAGGGCGTCTCGATCCCCGGCGACAAGTGGGAGGACCCGCGGAAAGCGGTCAACGCGACGCTCGAGCAGGCCCCCGGCCGTCAGCTCGATAAAATCCAGTGGGCGGTGATGAAGGTGATGCCCCGCGCGAAGTACATGAACGATCCCTTCGGCGGCCACCACGCGCTGAACTTCGAGATCTACGGTCACTTCACCAGCCCGATCCGCCGGCTCTCGGACCTGATCAACCACTGGATCGTCTACCAGAACGACGTCCCGGAGAACCTGATCGAACTCTGCGACCGCGCCAGCGACAAGCAGAAGGACGCGGAGCAGTGCGAACGGGAGTACAAGCAGTTCCTCCAGGAGGTCGGACTCGACCCCGCAGCCGTGAACAATCGCGGCATCGAAGTGGTGGACGAGGAAGAGGCGGACAACACGCTCTAA
- a CDS encoding helix-turn-helix domain-containing protein encodes MDTVVVDRNRLTARQRKVLETASERGYVDCSKGANATNVAEELGQARSAVTEHLTAAQTKQTSAILGR; translated from the coding sequence ATCGATACGGTCGTCGTCGATCGGAACCGCCTCACCGCTCGTCAGCGAAAGGTTCTCGAGACGGCCTCCGAGAGGGGATACGTCGACTGCTCGAAAGGTGCGAACGCGACGAACGTCGCCGAGGAACTCGGACAGGCGCGGTCGGCGGTTACCGAGCACCTGACGGCCGCCCAGACGAAACAGACGAGTGCGATCCTCGGGCGCTGA
- a CDS encoding gamma-glutamylcyclotransferase family protein, whose amino-acid sequence MDAERPSVYVFVYGTLTDPNRVEAVLGAIPDARYELESDAALEGLRRVEGEYPTLAPDGRVEGRLLAVDERGLEALDRYEGVDHGLYERIAVPCADENVDDSAWIYVGDPDRLGVTERVDWPDGKSLAERVRTHVSRHGVVVRRDE is encoded by the coding sequence ATGGACGCCGAACGGCCGAGCGTGTACGTCTTCGTCTACGGCACGCTGACCGATCCGAACCGGGTCGAAGCCGTCCTCGGGGCCATCCCCGACGCACGGTACGAACTCGAGTCCGACGCGGCGCTCGAGGGACTCCGTCGCGTCGAGGGCGAGTACCCGACGCTCGCTCCCGACGGCCGCGTCGAGGGACGACTGCTCGCGGTCGACGAACGGGGGCTCGAGGCCCTCGACCGGTACGAGGGCGTCGATCACGGGCTGTACGAACGGATCGCGGTTCCGTGCGCCGACGAGAACGTCGACGATAGCGCCTGGATCTACGTCGGCGATCCCGACCGGCTCGGGGTTACGGAGCGCGTCGACTGGCCCGATGGGAAATCGCTGGCGGAACGCGTTCGAACCCACGTCTCGCGCCACGGTGTCGTGGTACGGCGTGACGAATGA
- the citZ gene encoding citrate synthase codes for MADELEKGLEGVLVAESELSSIDGDAGRLIYRGYPIEDLARGASYEEVVYLLWHGHLPDEEELASFTESINEERSVDEDVLATIERLADADERPMAALRTAVSMLSAYEPEDDVDPEDLDATLRQGRRITAKVPTVLAAFERYRLGEEPVDPHSDLGLAANFLYMLTGEEPDDLAAETFDQALILHADHGLNASTFTSMVIGSTMADIYSAVTGGISALSGPLHGGANQDVMEVLMEIDESDLDHREWIERATEEGRRIPGFGHRVYNVKDPRAKILQERSEELAADGENKWYNYTTTIERYLTEEKGLVEKGIAPNVDFYSGSVYYQLGIPIDMYTPIFAMSRVGGWIAHVLEYQEDNRLIRPRSRYVGPDDQEFVPLEER; via the coding sequence ATGGCTGACGAGCTCGAAAAAGGGCTGGAAGGAGTTCTGGTCGCGGAGTCGGAACTCAGCTCGATCGACGGTGATGCCGGTCGACTGATCTACCGGGGGTATCCGATCGAAGATCTCGCTCGTGGGGCGAGCTACGAAGAGGTCGTCTATCTCCTCTGGCACGGCCACCTCCCGGACGAGGAGGAACTCGCCTCGTTCACCGAGTCGATCAACGAGGAGCGATCGGTCGACGAGGACGTGCTCGCGACGATCGAACGCCTCGCCGACGCCGACGAACGCCCGATGGCCGCGCTGCGGACCGCGGTCTCGATGCTCTCGGCGTACGAACCCGAAGACGACGTCGACCCGGAGGACCTCGACGCCACGCTCCGGCAGGGGCGGCGGATCACCGCCAAGGTCCCGACCGTCCTCGCGGCGTTCGAACGCTACCGGCTCGGCGAAGAGCCCGTCGATCCTCACTCCGACCTCGGACTGGCGGCGAACTTCCTCTACATGCTGACCGGCGAGGAGCCGGACGACCTCGCCGCCGAGACGTTCGACCAGGCGCTCATCCTCCACGCGGATCACGGGCTGAACGCCTCGACGTTCACCTCGATGGTGATCGGCTCGACGATGGCCGACATTTACAGCGCCGTCACCGGCGGCATCAGCGCCCTCTCCGGCCCGCTACACGGCGGGGCGAATCAGGACGTCATGGAAGTCCTGATGGAGATCGACGAGAGCGACCTCGACCACCGCGAGTGGATCGAACGGGCGACCGAGGAGGGTCGACGCATCCCCGGCTTCGGTCACCGCGTCTACAACGTCAAGGACCCGCGCGCGAAGATCCTCCAGGAACGCAGCGAGGAGCTCGCCGCCGACGGCGAGAACAAGTGGTACAACTACACGACGACGATCGAACGGTACCTCACCGAGGAGAAGGGCCTCGTCGAGAAGGGGATCGCCCCGAACGTCGACTTCTACTCCGGCTCGGTCTACTACCAGCTCGGCATTCCGATCGACATGTACACGCCCATCTTCGCGATGAGCCGCGTGGGCGGCTGGATCGCTCACGTCCTCGAGTACCAGGAGGACAACCGGCTCATCCGCCCGCGGTCGCGCTACGTCGGACCGGACGACCAGGAGTTCGTTCCGCTCGAGGAGCGGTAA